The stretch of DNA CGATATTTGAAACTTTTGAATGTCTAGCAGCTTGATTTTTCATATCTTCATCAGCAGTTCCAATAATTAGAACATTAGAAGCTTCTTTGTGTGTACACAATGGTAAATGTACCATCATTTCATTAAATGCGTTATTATCTTTCATTATATATAGTCCTTAATATTTATAAACATTTTGCTATAATACCCAAAAATTTTTAAAGTAATCGCAAGATTTGGAAAACAGAATAAAAAAAAGGTGAATAATGGCAACAGTTAGTTACAAAGATGCTGGAGTTGATATAGATGCTGGAAATCAGTTTGTAGAAAATATCAAACCTTATGTAAAAGCAACGACAATTCCAGGAGTTCTTGGAGGAATAGGTTCATTTGCTGGTGCATTTGAATTACCAAGTGGTTACAAAAAACCTGTAATTCTATCTGGAACAGATGGAGTTGGAACAAAACTAAAACTTGCAATTGATGCAAAAAAATTTGATACAGTTGGAATTGATTTAGTTGCCATGTGTTCAAATGACTTGTTATGTAACTTTGGAGAGCCATTATTTTTCCTAGATTATTATGCAACTGCAAAATTAAATGTTGAAGAAGCTACTCAAGTAGTAAAAGGAATAGCTGAGGGTTGTATCAGAAGCGAGTGCGCTTTAGTTGGTGGTGAAACTGCTGAAATGCCAGGAATGTACAAAGAGGGTGATTTTGACTTAGCTGGTTTTTGTGTTGGAATTGCAGAAAAAGATGAGTTAAATAGAATTGATAAAATCAAAGCAGGTGATACTTTAATTGCATTACCATCTTCTGGTGTTCACTCAAATGGTTTTTCACTTGTTAGAAAACTTTTACTTGAAAAATTAGGAATGTCTTTAGATGATGATTTCCAAGGGAAAGCACTTAAAGATGTATTATTAGAACCAACTAGAATTTATGTAAAAGAGTTCAAAGCTAATAAAAGTAAAATCAATGCTTTAGCACATATTACTGGTGGTGGAATTACAGAAAACTTACCAAGAGTTTTACCAGATAATTTAAAAGCAGTTGTAAAAAGAGCAGATGTTAGAGTTTTACCAATTTTTGAATTTATGGGTAAACACGTAGAACTAGAAGAGATGTACAGAACATTTAATATGGGTGTTGGTATGGTTTTAGTTGTAAGTGCTGAAAATGTAGATTCAGTTTTAGCTAACACTGATGGATATGTTATTGGACATATAGCTGATGGTGCTAAATGTGTTGAATTTATCTAATATTTTTTAGATAAGAAGTAAAAAGGGTGAGTTTAAGAACTCACCCTTTTTTTATGTTCTTATAATAATTTAGAATCTCCACAACTTTAGAAGCATAACCCCATTCATTGTCATACCAAATTAAAAGTTTAATCATATTATTTATAACTTCAGTGTATCTATGGTCAATTATTGTTGTGAATTTTTCTTTTTTAAAATCACTTGAAACCAAAGGCTCAAAATTATTTAAAACTATTGGGAAGTTTTGATTCTTTTCATACTCTTCAAAAAGCTCAATTATCTCATTTTTTGTTGATTTTTCTTTTGTAAACAAAGTTACATTTATAGCTCCAACTGTATCTGTTGGAACTCTTAGGGAACTTGAACTTATTAAGTTCTGATTGATATTTGGAAGTACAAAAGAACAAGCTTTTATGGTTGTTGTTTTATTTGGAATAATATTTTGAGTTGAAGATCTACCAAACTCAAAGTTACAATTCACTTCTCTTGTATCACTTTTTACAAAACTTCCATCAAGAACTCTTTGATGATTTAATAAAGGATGAACAGTAAGAATATCTCCACATAAAATCTCTTTTTTATCATTTATAAGTTTTAAAGCAGGAAGTAGGGCTGTTGCATTACATGAACTTGTAGAGATGATTTTGTGAATATTTGGATTTAATTCTTTTTCATTTACTCCCAAAATTATGTTTATATCAGCTTTATTATTTGGGTGAGTTAAAAATATTGCTTTTACAGGAAGATTTTTTAAAAGATTAATATCCTCTTTTTTACCACTTGAATCAATAATAATATCAATATTTGTTAAATCAATTTTATCTAAAAAATCAAAGTTTGTGATTTTTATTTTTGATGTTGAGTTCTGAATATAGTTATTTTCAACGATTTTAAATCTATCTTCATATTTTCCATATGTTGAATCATAATTTATTGAATAAACTATATTTTCAATATATGGATTTATCTCATTTATTATAACTATTTCAAAATCTTTATTTGAAACCAACTGTTTTAAAACAGCTTTACCGATTCTACCAACACCATTTAAAAGAATTTTCATAATCTAACCTACATTTTTTTATAGGGAAGTATAGTTAAATTCTAATTATACTTTAGCCATTTCGATAAATAAAAAGTGCGAATTTTCCAAAGCTTTTATTTCTATTTTTTTAATATCAATTATTTCCATTGCATCACCAGCATTTAAAGTAATTTCATTTATATTTGAACTTCCTTCAATTTGTACAAAATAAACTTGTCTATTTTCTTTGATTTCAAACTCTAAAGATTTATTAATTTCAAGTTCACTAACATAAATATTTATATCTTGATAGATTTTTATATCGGCAGTTCCATCAGTGCTTGAAACAATATTTAAAAACTTATTGATTCTATCTTTTTCTTCATATCTTTTTGAGCCATAAAGTCTAGGAAGACCAGCTTTTGGAGGAATAATCCAAATTTGCAAAAGTCTTAAATCATTACTTTTATGAACATTATGTTCACTATGATATATTCCATCTCCTGCACTTAAATATTGAACTTCTCCTCTTTTTAAAGTCTCAGAATTTCCCATAGAATCTTTGTGAGTAATCTCTCCATTTACAACATAAGAAATGATTTCCATATTTGCATGAGGATGAGTGTCAAACCCAGATTCAGGATGAACAATATCATCATTTAGAACTCTTAAAACTCCAAAATTCATATTATTTGGATTTCTATATTCTGCAAATGAGAAATGAAAACGGCTTTCTAACCAACCTAAATTTGATGTTCCCATATTTTCTTTTGGTAATTTTTTTAACATGTTAACTCCTTGTCAAAAATAAAACTTTCCATTGAGATATTTGAATACAACATCTCACTATTAAATGATTTTCCTTTTTTATTTATAGCATTTCCAAAAGCTATAAATATAGGTAAAAAATGCTCAATCGAAGGATGATTTTTATAAAAATTTATATTTTCTTGAATATTTTTTAACTTTTCTTCTTTTGCATTTTCAATAATATCAATCATATCATCATTAAATTCTTTTGCGTAATTTCTTATGTTTGGATTCATACTCATATCACCTAAATTATGGGTAATTCCACCACTACAAATAATCAAAGCTTCATTTTTAAATTGTTGAAGTTTTTCTCCTAATTCTATTAATTGGTTTATATTATATGAAGTAGGAATACTTATTTGTAGTACTGGAATTTCAAGATGTTCATACATTAATGCAAGAACATTCCAAACTCCATGGTCATAACTTTTTTTATTTTCATCGATTGAGATATTAATATTCTCTTTTTTTAATTTTTCGATTAAATTTAAAGTTAATTTCTCATCACTATTTATTTCATATTTTACTTTATATAATTCATCTTCAAAACCGTAAAAATCATACATAATTTTATTTGCTTCTGGACTAATGATTTTTAAATCTTTTGTTAAATAATGGGCAGAAAATATAATTATATATTTTGGTTTTTCTAAACTATCTGCTAATTTTTTTATATTTTGTTTAGATTTTATATCACTTAAAATTATATTTGGAGCACCATGCGAAATAAATAGTGTTGGATTCATGATTATTGTGCTAAAACACCCTCAATATCAATCGCTAATTTAACTTCATCAGATACAGCAACTCCACCTGTTTCTAAAGCTTTATTCCAAGTTAAACCAAAATCACTTCTTTTAATTTTTCCATTAAGTGAAAAACCAGTTCTTTGTTTTCCCCAAGGATCTTTAATTACAGAACTTGTTTCTAAATCAAGTTTGATATTTTTGGTTACGCCTTTCATAGTGAAATCACCATAAACTGCATCTTTTTCAATTTTTGTTGATTTAAAAGTAATTTTTTGAAATTTTGCAACATCAAACATATCTTCAGCTTTTAAATGTTCATCTCTTTTTTCATTTGCTGTGTTAATTGAAGCAACAATAATTTCTCCATTTATTGATATTAATGTATTTGTTTTTTCATCAAATTCAAAAGTTCCAGCAATGTCGTTAAATTTACCAGTAACATTTGTAATCATCATATGTTTTACTGTAAAACCAGCATTTGTATGACTTGCATCAACATTATAATTACCTGCAAATAACGCAGTTGAAAGAGCAATTGATGCTAAACTTAATTTTAAAATTTTCATAGTATTCCTTTTATTATTTTATTTTACTAATTAGTAATATTAAAGCAAAAAAATTAATTTGCTTTGTAAACTTTATTCAATAAATCATATAAAGTATTTAATTCTTCATCACTTAAAACTTCCAACATATGAGTCAGATTTTTTGCATGATTTGGAAAAACCTCTTCAATAACATTTTTTCCTTTTTGAGTAATAGATAATATGAATGCTCTACTATCATTTGGGTCTTTTATTGAAGTTATCCATTCATCTCTTTTTAGATTTTTAACAACAACAGTTATATTTCCAGGTGTACTCATAGTTAATTTTGTAATTGAACCAATATTTAAATCACCTCTGTGATATAAAACTTCTAATACTTTAAATTGATTAAATGTAAGATTATGTTTTGATAAATAATTAACAGTCAAATTTGTAATTTTTAAACTGGCTTTTTCTAATCTAACAACAGTTTTCATAGCTTTGTCAGTTCTAGTTCCATAAGATTTTAACGATTTTTTATTCATAAACATACTCCTTTTGAAATTATATTACTAATTAGTAATAAAGTCAAGGGGAAAATGAAATTTATGAAATTTTTACTTAACCTTTTCATAATGAATTTTTGGATAAAATATTTCGTTTTGCTATAAAAGAATGAAAAATAAGGATACTAAAATGCTATTGACGCCAGGTCCAACTCCAGTACCAGAATTTGTAAGAAAGGCGATGGCCGATATTACGATTCATCATAGAACTGAAGAGTTTGAAGCGATTTTTAAAAATACTAGAGAATTATTAATTGAAATTTATGATATGCCTGAAGTTGTAATGTTAGCTTCAAGTGGTACAGGTGCTATGGAAGCTTGTGTTACAAATTTAACACACAAAAAAGCACTTACAATTAATTCAGGAAAATTTGGTGAAAGATTCGGAAAAATTTGTGCTGCATTTGGTATAGATTATACAGAAATCAAAAATGAGTGGAATACACCAGTTAGCGTTGAAGCAGTTGTTGAAGCTATTAAAGCTGATTCTTCAATTGATGCTGTGTTTATTCAAATTTGCGAAAGTGCAGGTGGATTAAGACATCCAGTTGAACAAATTGCTGCAGAAATTAAAAAAATCAATAAAGATATTACAATCGTTGCAGATGGAATTACAGCAATTGGTGTTGAAAAAATTGATACAACAAATCTTGATGCAGTAGTAACGGGAAGCCAAAAAGCTTTAATGTTACCACCTGGTCTTGCAATGATTGGATTTTCAAATGCAGCGGTTGCTAAAATTGAGTCAAAACCAAGAGGTTACTATTTTAATTTAGCAATTGAAATTAAAACACAAAGAAAAAATACAACAGCATGGACGGCTGCAACTACACTTATTATTGGTTTAGGTGCAATTTTAGAAAAACTAAAAGCTGATGGATTTGATAATTTATATAAACAAACAGCATTAAGAGCAAATGCTACGAGAGAAGCTTTAAAAGCAATTAGATTTGATATTTATCCAAAAACTCCTGCAAATGCAATGACAACTGTTTATACAGAACAATCAAGTGCTATTAGAAAAATATTAGAAAATAAATACAATGTAAATATTGCAGGTGGACAAGATCATTTAGCTGGTAAGATTTTTAGAATTAATCATATGGGATTAGTTGAAGATTATGAAGCATCTTGGGCTGTAAATGCTGTTGAATTAGCACTTGATGATTTAGGTATTAGAACATTTGATGGAACTGCAAACAAAGTTTTTGCATCAAATATGTTTAAAGGAAATTAAGAATAATGATTTTTGAACACGAAATTCCAAAAGGAAGTCGATTATACTTTGGAGCATCTGCTAAAAGAAAAAGAGTATTGGAAAATCAAGTTTGCGATATTTTAGAAAATAATGGATTTGAAGAGATATTAACTCCAAATTTCTCATATTCTCAACATCAAGCTATTGCAAATGAGAGAAAACTAATAAAATTTTCGGATGAGCAAAATGAACAAGTATCATTAAGAGCCGATTCAACTTTAGATGTAGTAAGAATTATTACAAAAAGATTAGGAAGAACAACAACACATAAAAAATGGTTTTATGTTCAACCTATTTTTTCTTATCCATCAAAAGAAGAGTATCAAATTGGATGTGAGTGGATAGATCATGATAATATTGCTGATATTATGAATTTAACAGCAGATATTTTAAAAGCTTTAAAAATAGAACCTATTTTACAAATATCAAATATTAATATTCCAAAACTTGTTTCAAATGAGTTGAATATTGATATTGATTTACTTAAAAATGGAGAAATTGCAACACTATTTAAATTAGATTGTGAGTGGTTAAATAAACTTATAAAAGTTAAAGATATAAAAAGTTTAGAAGATGTAATAAGTATTGTTCCTGCTTCTATTAAAATAGAGTTAGAAAAACTTCTTTCAAAAGCAAAAGATGTAGATTATGGAAATATAATTATTGCACCACTTTATTATGGGTCATTAAGATATTATGATGGTATTTATTACAGAGTAATTAATGACAATTTAACTTTATGTAATGGTGGAGTTTACTCAAGTGAAGGTATAAACTCACTAGGTTTTGCACTATACACAGATAATTTATTAAAAATTTTAGAGGATTAAGAATGAGCGCAGATATAATTGTTGGTATCCAATGGGGAGATGAAGGAAAAGGTAAGATAGTTGATATGCTTGCTCAAAAATATGATATGGTATGTAGAAGCCAAGGTGGACACAATGCTGGACATACTATTTGGGTTGATGGAGTAAAGTATGCTTTACACCTAATTCCTTCAGGAGTTTTAAATCCAAAAGCTATAAATGTAATTGGAAATGGTGTTGTATTATCACCTGAAAATATTATTAAAGAGATGAGTCAATTTCAAAACCTTGAAGGAAGACTATTTATTTCTGATAAAGCACATTTAAATTTACCATATCATGCATTAATTGATCAAGCAAAAGAGAGATTAAGAGGTGCAAAAGCTATTGGTACAACAGGAAAAGGAATAGGACCTGCTTATTCTGATAAAATTAATAGAGTTGGACATAGAGTTGGTGAATTATTAAATCCGGCAAAATTAACTAAATCAATTTTAGAATATTTTGAACAAAACAGAGCAATATTTGATGTTCTAGAAATAGCAACGCCAAATGAAAAAGAGTTATTAGAAGAGCTAAGTTCTTATAAAGAAAAATTAGCCCCTTTTATTACAAATACAACAAATATGGTTTGGAAAGCTCTTGATGAAAATAAAAGAGTATTACTTGAGGGTGCTCAAGGAACTATGCTTGATATTGACCATGGAACATATCCTTATGTAACTTCTTCAAATACGGTAAGTGCTGGTTCTTGTACAGGTTTAGGATTAAGTCCTAAAGATGTTGGAATCATAACAGGAATTACAAAAGCTTACTGCACAAGAGTAGGAAATGGTCCATTCCCATCGGAAGATTTTGGCGATGAGGGCGAAACTATGGCTCAAGTTGGAAAAGAGTTTGGAACAACAACTGGAAGAAAAAGAAGATGTGGTTGGTTTGATGCAGTTGCAGTCAAACATGCTTCTAGATTAAATGGATGTGACCAATTAGCTTTAATGAAACTTGATGTTTTAGATGGTTTTGCTAAAATAAAAATTTGTGTTGCTTATGAATTAGATGGTGTTAGAATTGATTATGTTCCAACTTGTTTAGAAAATGTAAAAGCAATATATGAAGAGATCGATGGTTGGGAAAGTGTAGTTGGAATTAGAGATTATGAATCACTACCAGCAAATGCAAAAAAATATATAGAAAAAATAGAAGAAGTTACTTCTGTTAAGGTTGGAATCGTTTCAACATCTCCTGAAAGAGATGACACAATTATAAGGGGGTAAAAACGCATGAGAATGAAATTACATCATACACCGTATGTCTCAAGAAGAATTACAAGAGATTTAATTAGTTGTGACTTTGTTGAGGTTAGAAAAGAGAAACATAGTATCGAAGCAGAAGTTGAAAGAATATTAGATGCTGATTTAGAAAAAGAGTTTGCTTTAGATGAAAAAGTTCAAGAAATTTTGGAAGAGCAAGAAGAAGAAATCGAGTATTTAAATGCAGATAGAAGACAACTTTTTTGGATGACTAAAAAAAGATTAGCAAATGATTTTGGAGTTATTTTAAATAACGAAGATAGATTTTCAGACATTGCTCACAAAATATTAGATTATTTATGGGAAGAAGATTTTATACATTATACATGTTCTGATAATCAAATTAAAAATGTAATATTTGCTTCTTTAGATGATTTTATCAAAGGTTTTGAAAAAGCTGATAGTGAAGTTATGGCAAAATTAAAAAATTATAAAAGAAAATTAATACCAGGAACTGATGATTATGATCTTGTATATCACAGATTATATGAAGAGGAATTAACAAAAAGAGGATTGATATAAATGCAAAAAGTATGGATATATTTAGAGAATGGGACTTTTTTAGAAGCGAAATCTTTTGGTGCAACAGGAACATCTGTTGGAGAAATAGTTTTTAATACATCATTAACTGGATACCAAGAAATTATTTCAGATCCTTCTTATGCTGGACAATTTATTACTTTTACAATGCCAGAAATTGGAAATGTTGGAGTTAATGACAATGATATGGAAAGTAGAATTTGTCATTGTAAAGGTGTATTAGTTAGAAATTATCATGCTGAATATTCAAATTATAGAGCACAAAATGATTTAGATTCTTTATTAAAAGAACATGGTGTTTTAGGAATTTGTGAAATAGATACTAGATATTTAACAAAGATGATTAGAGATGAAGGTGCTATGATGATGATAGCATCAACTGAAATTTCTTGTAAAGATGAATTAGCAAAACAATTAGCGGCAAGTCCTAGAATTGAAGATATAAACTATATTGAAATCGTATCAACAAAAGAATCTTATGTTCATAAATCAGGAGCTTGGAATCACTCTATCAAAGCGTATGATAAAGCAGTTATGAGTGATAAAAAAGTTGTTGTTATTGACTTTGGAGTTAAAAGAAATATCTTAAATGAGCTTGTTAACTCAGGTCTTGAAGTAGAAGTAGTTCCTTCAACTTTTAAAGCAGATGATTTAATAGCAAGATTCGAAGCAAAAGAAATTGGTGGAATTTTCCTATCGAATGGTCCAGGTGATCCTCTTACTTTAATAGCTGAAAAAGAGCAAGTTCAAAAATTAGTAAAAACAGATATTCCAATTTTTGCTATTTGTTTAGGTCATCAAATGCTTTCTATTGCTCATGGATATGATACTTATAAACTGAAATTTGGACAACATGGTGGTAACCATCCTGTTGCAAATAACGGTGTTGTAGAAATTACAGCTCAGAATCATAACTATAATGTTCCTGATAATATTGTAGAGATTGCAGATGTAACACATGTAAATTTATTTGATAATACAATTGAAGGTGTTAAATATAAAAATAAAGAGATATTCTCAGTTCAACATCACCCAGAAGCAAGTCCAGGACCACATGAGTCTAAATATATCTTCAAACAGTTTGCAGATATTGTAAAATAGTTTAAATAAAAAAAGGGGAAGTTTAAAACTTCCCCTTTTTTTATTAAGTAAAAATCTTATAATAAAAACATTTGAATTAGCTGATAAGTCCCAGCAGTAGCAATTCCAGCAGCAATTCCTGCAAGAACATCATCTCCCATAACTCCTAATCCGCCTTTTACGTCTCTGTCGATTTTTCCAATAAATGAGGGTTTCCAAATATCAAATAATCTAAAGAAAATAAATGCAATTGGAGCCATAAATAAGACATTTGAACTATTAATTCCACAAATAGCAAGTGTAATCCACATACCTGCTAGTTCATCAATAACTATCTCTTTTCCATCGTGCATACCGACTTCTTTTTCATAAATATCAATTTGTTTTATAGCAATTACTGTGATTAATAAAGCTAATAAAAATAGTGTTGATACATGTAAAAATTCAAGTAAAAATAAACCAATAATTAAAGATACAAAAGAACCTACAGTTCCAGGGGCTTTTGGACTTAGACCACTAAAACCAACTGTTAAAAAAAATTTTCTTAAATTCAAAATAAATCCTTATTTTTTCTTTTCTATATCTAGTTTTTTTCTTTTTTCCCAAAGAGATTTTCTTGAAATTCCTAGTTTTTTTGATAGTTCTGTATCTGGATATTTGTTTTGATAAGAAACAACCATCATTTTTACATAATCATTTATTGTCATAATATTTGAATTACCAATTAGTTGATTGTCATTGTTAAATTCGATTTTTCTATATGGAAAATCAATCTCAGTTTCTAATGTAGAAACTACACAATTTTTATCTTCGATAAATTTTATAACATTTTCTTTCACATTTTTCTTCAAAGTATGGAAATCTGTTAGATAAATAATTGATTTCCCCTGTATTGCATTTATCTGTTTTTGCCATGATGTAGAAGTTAAAGAGATAAAATTAATTGGTAAATCCATTTTTCTTGAAAGTTCAAAAACTAATTTATCTGCACATTTTTGTGAATTTGATTCTATTAATGTTGGAAAAGATGGTGGTAATAAAGTATCGGTTGTATCAACTTCTGCCATAGTAAATTCAAAATATTCTCTTAGAGTTTGTAACTCTCTTTTTAAAGTTCTACAATCTTTATAATGGTAGATTTTTCTAATTAATTCATCCATAATAAAGGGTTTCATAATATAATCTTTTGCACCATCTTTAATAGGATTTGTAACAGTTTCATCTGAAATATAAGAGACTAAAAGAAGAATAATTGAATTTTCTGAATATTTTTTTATGATATTTTTACATAAAGCTGATGGTAAAGATGTTGATAAAAGAATCGTGTCATAATCTTTTGTAAGATTATCGATATTTGGTGACTCAATATAATCACAACTATGCCCATCATCAAGCAATCTTGATACAACTTTCTGAGCTAAATAAATCTCATTCTCAATAATTAATATATTCATTTTCTTTTCCAATCATAATATTTCAATGTAGCTATACTTTGAACAGCCACACCTTCTTCTCGACCTATAAATCCCATTTTCTCAGCAGTTGTCGCTTTTACATTTATAAACTGTTTTTCAATATTCAATAACTCAGCTAAAGAACTTTTTATTTCACATTTAAATGGGTTGATTTTTGGTTTTTGAGCGATTATTGTTGTATCAATATTTACAATTTCATATCCAACATTGTAAATAAATCTAACAATATGTTCTAATAATAGTTTTGAATCAATTCCTTTATACTTCTCATCAGTATCAGGAAAAAATTCTCCAATATCTCCAGCTCCACAAGCTCCTAAAAGTGCATCAATAATAGAGTGTATTAAAACATCTCCATCACTGTGAGCTTTAAACCCAAACTCATATGGAAGTTTTACTCCACCCAAAAACATCTCTTTATTATCTTCAAAGGCATGAATATCAAAACCAGTTCCTGTAAAAAAGTTTTTTGAAGCTTCTTTTAAACAAGGAAGTTCGTCTAATTCATTTCCAAGAGTTAGTTTTTTACTTTCATTACTTCCTTGAATATATTTGATTGTTCCATTTATTGCTTTTATAGCTGAACTTTCATCTGTAAATTCAATTTGAGTATCTAAGGCTTTTTTTAGAGTTTTTGTTAGGGAAAGTTGGGGAGTTTGGATTAGTTTTACTTCGTCTCTGTTTATTGTATTTGTTGCATAAATCACTGTATCAGTTACATTTAAAACAGGAACAATACAATCTACATTTTCTTTTTCATCTAAAAGATTTTTAATTACATTTTGGGGAATACAAGCTCTGGCTACATCACTTATCATTACATATTTTGTTGTTACAAATTCTAAGCAGTTTAAAATAGATTTTTGTCTAGTCTCTCCACCTTTTACAAAGGTAAAATCATCGGTGAAGTTTTTCATATAATTTAATTCATCTTCATGGGAAGCCACGATAATTTTATCAAATTGTGAAAAAGAAGCTAACCTTTTTGTAACATTTAGCCATAAAGGTTCATTTTCTATTCTAATCCATTGCTTTTTAGTTTTATGTTCAAAACGTGTGGAATTCCCAGCACATAAAACTATGAGTGTAACATCTAACAACAAAACCCCTTTGTGTAAAAAAGTTACAGATTATAGTATATACTTACTTATGCATAAGTTAAGAATTTTGATTAATTACTTCTTTTATAACATCAATCGAATTTAAAAAGTGTTCAACATCAAAATCATACAAAACAACTTTTTCTAATGCTTTTTCAATATTTTGATCACTTAATGGATAACGAATATCACACAATATTTTAACAATCTCTAAAATTTGAGCTTTAATTTTAAATTCATTAGGGCAAGATTCTGTATTTTCAGTAAATGCAATAGGTATAATTATATTAGGACTTAAATTCCATTGTTTAAAAATATTTGCAGTTATTCTTGCACAACTATATCCTGTAAATTTTTTTTCACAAAAAGTAGTGTCTTTTGTTTCTTCTAATTCCATTAAAAATTCTTCAGAT from Arcobacter suis CECT 7833 encodes:
- a CDS encoding adenylosuccinate synthase, with translation MSADIIVGIQWGDEGKGKIVDMLAQKYDMVCRSQGGHNAGHTIWVDGVKYALHLIPSGVLNPKAINVIGNGVVLSPENIIKEMSQFQNLEGRLFISDKAHLNLPYHALIDQAKERLRGAKAIGTTGKGIGPAYSDKINRVGHRVGELLNPAKLTKSILEYFEQNRAIFDVLEIATPNEKELLEELSSYKEKLAPFITNTTNMVWKALDENKRVLLEGAQGTMLDIDHGTYPYVTSSNTVSAGSCTGLGLSPKDVGIITGITKAYCTRVGNGPFPSEDFGDEGETMAQVGKEFGTTTGRKRRCGWFDAVAVKHASRLNGCDQLALMKLDVLDGFAKIKICVAYELDGVRIDYVPTCLENVKAIYEEIDGWESVVGIRDYESLPANAKKYIEKIEEVTSVKVGIVSTSPERDDTIIRG
- a CDS encoding DUF507 family protein, whose protein sequence is MRMKLHHTPYVSRRITRDLISCDFVEVRKEKHSIEAEVERILDADLEKEFALDEKVQEILEEQEEEIEYLNADRRQLFWMTKKRLANDFGVILNNEDRFSDIAHKILDYLWEEDFIHYTCSDNQIKNVIFASLDDFIKGFEKADSEVMAKLKNYKRKLIPGTDDYDLVYHRLYEEELTKRGLI
- the carA gene encoding glutamine-hydrolyzing carbamoyl-phosphate synthase small subunit — its product is MQKVWIYLENGTFLEAKSFGATGTSVGEIVFNTSLTGYQEIISDPSYAGQFITFTMPEIGNVGVNDNDMESRICHCKGVLVRNYHAEYSNYRAQNDLDSLLKEHGVLGICEIDTRYLTKMIRDEGAMMMIASTEISCKDELAKQLAASPRIEDINYIEIVSTKESYVHKSGAWNHSIKAYDKAVMSDKKVVVIDFGVKRNILNELVNSGLEVEVVPSTFKADDLIARFEAKEIGGIFLSNGPGDPLTLIAEKEQVQKLVKTDIPIFAICLGHQMLSIAHGYDTYKLKFGQHGGNHPVANNGVVEITAQNHNYNVPDNIVEIADVTHVNLFDNTIEGVKYKNKEIFSVQHHPEASPGPHESKYIFKQFADIVK
- a CDS encoding phosphatidylglycerophosphatase A family protein, which gives rise to MNLRKFFLTVGFSGLSPKAPGTVGSFVSLIIGLFLLEFLHVSTLFLLALLITVIAIKQIDIYEKEVGMHDGKEIVIDELAGMWITLAICGINSSNVLFMAPIAFIFFRLFDIWKPSFIGKIDRDVKGGLGVMGDDVLAGIAAGIATAGTYQLIQMFLL
- a CDS encoding DNA-binding transcriptional response regulator yields the protein MNILIIENEIYLAQKVVSRLLDDGHSCDYIESPNIDNLTKDYDTILLSTSLPSALCKNIIKKYSENSIILLLVSYISDETVTNPIKDGAKDYIMKPFIMDELIRKIYHYKDCRTLKRELQTLREYFEFTMAEVDTTDTLLPPSFPTLIESNSQKCADKLVFELSRKMDLPINFISLTSTSWQKQINAIQGKSIIYLTDFHTLKKNVKENVIKFIEDKNCVVSTLETEIDFPYRKIEFNNDNQLIGNSNIMTINDYVKMMVVSYQNKYPDTELSKKLGISRKSLWEKRKKLDIEKKK
- a CDS encoding bifunctional 2-C-methyl-D-erythritol 4-phosphate cytidylyltransferase/2-C-methyl-D-erythritol 2,4-cyclodiphosphate synthase, whose amino-acid sequence is MLDVTLIVLCAGNSTRFEHKTKKQWIRIENEPLWLNVTKRLASFSQFDKIIVASHEDELNYMKNFTDDFTFVKGGETRQKSILNCLEFVTTKYVMISDVARACIPQNVIKNLLDEKENVDCIVPVLNVTDTVIYATNTINRDEVKLIQTPQLSLTKTLKKALDTQIEFTDESSAIKAINGTIKYIQGSNESKKLTLGNELDELPCLKEASKNFFTGTGFDIHAFEDNKEMFLGGVKLPYEFGFKAHSDGDVLIHSIIDALLGACGAGDIGEFFPDTDEKYKGIDSKLLLEHIVRFIYNVGYEIVNIDTTIIAQKPKINPFKCEIKSSLAELLNIEKQFINVKATTAEKMGFIGREEGVAVQSIATLKYYDWKRK